The Clostridiisalibacter paucivorans DSM 22131 genomic sequence CTCCTTCATATATTTGATAACTTCATCAAAAGCACCTTCCGCTATACCCAAACCTTGGGCGGCCACTCCTATTCTACCTCCATCTAAAACAGCCATAGCTATACGAAAACCTTTTCCTTCGTCTAAAACTAAATTTTCTGCTGAGACTTCACAATCTTCAAAAATAATTTCAGACACTTGAGCTGACCTAATTCCCATTTTATTCTCTATCTTTCCTATAGACAACCCTTCAGATTCTCTATCAACTATAAAGGCAGATATCCCCCTAGTGCCTGCATCTTTATCTGTCTTGGCAAATACTAGATAGACATCGGCCAATGGACCATTTGTTATAAAACATTTCTTTCCATTTAATACATACTTATCTCCTCTTTTTTCAGCAACAGTCTCAACACCTGAAGCATCTGTACCTGCATTGGGCTCTGTCAAACAAAATGCACCTATCTTTTCTCCACTGGCTAAAGGTTTCAAGTATTTTTCTTTTTGTTCTTCACTGCCAAATTTATCTATTCCGCCGGCACATAATGACACCTGTACAGAATAGGCTATTCCTGTAGACCCACAGACCTTTGATATTTCTTCAACTGATAATATGTAAGATAGATAGTCCTTTGCCCCATTTACTTTTTCATCAAATGGTAATGCAAATAATCCCATTTTAGCCATATCTTTAAATGCATCCATATTAAATTCGCCTTTTTCTTCTAATTCCATCGCAAAAGGTTTAATTTTATTTTCTGCAAGTTCTTTCACACTATTAACCACCATTTGTTGTTCACTACTTAAATTAAAGTCCATTACATTATTACCCCCTTAAATATTTTAGAATTTTCTTTATTTTTAATTTTATTTGATTTAATACTTTATATCAAGTACGCACTTATAAGGTATATAGTGTTTAATATGATACTTTATTTCTAATTGATACTTTAAAAGTCTTTTACCCACACTAAATCAATAAAATTTTTCCCTCCTTTTCAGTTGAGGTTTATATTAGTTTGGTATATAATGAAGATATATTAAGTACAAACTTTTATGCTTTATAATGCCTAATTTGATATCTAGTATCATAAAGATACTTAGTAGAAAAGGGGTGGATCTCTTGTCAAATGTAACTCAATCAAAAGTCAAAGAAAAGAATTATCCCTGTGGAATGGAATTAACCATGGACATCATAGGAGGAAAATGGAAAAATGTAATACTTTGGCATCTGAGGAATAGGACATTAAGATTTAGTCAACTTAAAAGAAGACTGGGAGATATTACTCAAAAGATGTTAACTCAACAACTTAGGGAGCTAGAAGCCGATGGTCTAGTAAATAGAAAGGTTTACCCTCAGGTTCCTCCCAAAGTAGAGTACAGTCTTACTGATTATGGTAAGACCATTATTCCACTACTATATGAACTATACAAATGGGGTATATTTTATTCTAGAGAATTTGGAGTATGCCTCGAAGTGGAAGACAAAATATTAGATAAAATTATAAAAAAAGAGATATAGAAGCCATTACTCGGTTTCTATATCTCTTCTAGGCACTTCATGATGTAGTCTGCATCTTGCTTCATAACTCTCTTTTGCTCCAACTAAAATAGTTGGGTCATTATATGCTGCTGGTTTTCCGTTTATAAGTCTTTGAGTTCTATTTGCAGGGCTACCGCATTTCATACATACAGCAGTAAGCTTGTCTACAAATTCAGCTATAGCTAAAAGTTTGGGAGTAGGCCCAAAGGGCTCCCCTCTAAAGTCCATGTCCAAACCTGCTATTATTACTCTCAATCCCTTATCTGCTAGATTCCTACATATATGTATTATATCATCGTCAAAAAATTGTACCTCATCTATTCCAACTACCTCTGTGTCCTCTTTAATCAAATCAATTATCTCTTTAGAACTGTCTACACATTCTCCACAAATTTTTTCCCCATTATGGGATACAACTTCATTTATGCTATATCTATTATCTATTTTAGGTTTAAATACTTGAATATTTTGTTTAGCTATCTCAGCTCTTCGAAGTCGTCTAATTAATTCCTCACTTTTTCCACTATACATAGGACCTACAACTACTTCTATCCACCCGTGGTGGTTTGGGCCATACATATCCATAAATCACTCCCATTCCAAATTTAAAATCAGTATATAGATACCCAAGTCTAATTTCCAATATACTCAAATATTAATAAAATAGAACATTGATACAAAATTGGTCATCTATAACAAAACACAAGGGTTAGAAGTATATTTCACTTCTAACCCTATACAATCGATATTATTCCATTCCATATTTTTTCTTAAACTTGTCTACACGTCCGCCTTTATCTACAAACTTTTGCTTCCCTGTAAAGAATGGATGGCATTCTGAGCAAATCTCAACCTTTAATTCATCTTTTACTGATCCTGTTTCGAATGTATTTCCACAAGCACAACGAACTACTGCTTTTTTATATTCTGGATGAATTCCTTTTTTCACTGAAATCACCTCTTTCCTAATAGCTTTATTTTATTATATAATAATAATCCTTTACTTTTCAACTAATACATTATAGCATGTAAAAAATATCTTTGCAAGAAAAAGATTATATCAGATTGGAATTCGACTCATTTATTCTTTTACTCTAGCCTTCTTAAGTAAATCCTCCTCTTTAACAGATTTTCCAAATACACTCACTATACCAATAAGTATAGCTACACCGATTATAAGTATAATTATTGGATGAATTGAAAAGATACTTGCAATTAAATAGGATAATCCTGCCACCGCCGCCACTGTAAAGGCATAAGGCATTTGTGTCTTAACATGGTCTAAATGATCTGCCCCTGATGCCATGGATGACATTATGGTAGTATCCGAAATAGGTGAACAATGATCTCCCAATATTGCCCCTGATAAGACAGTTCCCAAAGAAATTGTAAGCATATGAGGATCGCCTCCATCTTGAACAAAGGCATAGGCCATTGGAACAGCCAATGGTATTACGATTGCCATAGTCCCCCAAGCAGTTCCTGTTGCAAAGGATACAAGCGCTGATAATACAAATATGATTATAGGTAATACCGCAAATGGAATAGTATCTGAGATTCGTCCTACTAAAAATTCAGCAGTTCCCACATCACCAGTCACACTACCTAATGACCACGCTAAAACTAAAATCATACATGCTATAACCATAGATTTAGCTCCATCTACCCACGAATCCATGGCTTCGTCAATAGTAAATATCTTTTGTGCTACTCCCATAATTACAGCTACTATACCTGATACAATAGATGCCCAAAGTAATACTATACTAGAATCTGCTTCACCAAAACAAGCACGAATACCTGACATAGTAAATGGGTCTACATTTCCTTCCAATAACACATAGCCATTGTACCATAGTCCTACAAAAGCCACAACAATTAATGTAAGAATTGGAACGATTGCATTAGAAACCTTTAGCTTAATATCTTTCTTTATCTCCATATTAGTTATTTCATCACTAGTCATAGGCTTTGACCCATCAGCTATCAACTTACCTGTAAGTCTTGCCCTCTTCTCTGCCCTATACATAGGTCCAAAGTCTCTTTGCATTAATACTAATACTAAAATGAATATTAGTGCATAAACACAATAATAGCTGTATGGGATTGTCTTTAAAAATACTTCATAATAATTTGCATCAATACCCAATCTTTCGTAAATGTTTTTTATTACCCCTATTTCATACCCAACCCATGTAGATATCAAAGCAATACCTACTATAGGTGCAGCAGTAGAATCTATAAGGTATGAGAATTTTTCTTTAGATATCTTGTTTTTATCAGTAAGTGGTCTCATAGTTGGTCCCACTATAAGGGTATTTGCATAGTCATCAAAAAATACAAATACACCAAGCAATATTGTATACAACTGAGCAGTTCTAGGATTTTTCACCTTTTTTCCTACTGCTTCTGCCACTGCCAGGGTACCACCCATTTTACTAATAACACCCACCATACCTCCTATGGCCAATAGGAAAATAATTATAGCAGCATTCCATGAATCAGATAAAGAACCCAATATGTATTTATCCATAGTCCTTAACAATCCATAAAATGGATTCCACCCTGCCAACATAGTTGAGCCAACCAATATCCCTAAAAATAGTGATATCAATACTTGTTTAGTGATAAAGGCTAAAACAATTGCCAATAATGGCGGCAACAAAGATATCCACCCAAAACTAGCTTCAGTCTCACCTTCTGCAAAAACAGGTAATGCCAGAAATAAAATACCTAATAATACTAATAAAGCAATTCTAAACTTTTTCATATTATCCCTCTCTATAAAATATTTTTGTAAACCCCTAGGCCCCCTTTTTAATAAATTTTATTATAAAAAAGACAGTTATATATAGTAAATAAAATTACTAATATTACTGTCTATTGAATCCTAGTGTATAAATATTACAAATAGAATAGAGAGAAGTATTATATTTTTTGCAATTTGAATTAGCAATCCATTTGCTTTTAAAAAAGTTTGATATATAATAGACAATCTTCGTTTCTATTATATTCCAAATATTCTTTCATGTCAATTGAGAACTATAATATTTTTCCAATTAATTTTATAATTCTCTTATCTTACTCCTCATTATATTTACAAATTGCTCATTGGTCTTAGTTGACATCAGCCTATCCAATAATACCTCTGCTACATCAGCAGTGGAAGTATTGCCCAATGCCTTTCTTATATTCCATATAGTCTCAAGTTCTTTCTGGCTAAGGAGTAATTCCTCTCTTCTAGTACCTGATTTATTCATATCTATAGCAGGGAAAATTCTCTTTTCAGATAATCTTCTATCTAAATGCACCTCCATATTTCCTGTCCCCTTAAATTCTTCAAATATCACATCGTCCATCCTGCTACCTGTCTCTATAAGAGCTGTAGCTAAAATAGTAAGACTACCTCCATTCTCTATATTCCTTGCCGCACCAAAAAATCTCTTAGGTTTGTGTAAAGCCCCAGGATCTAATCCACCTGAAAGAGTTCTGCCTGTAGGAGGTATAGTTAAATTATATGCCCTAGCTAATCTAGTTATACTATCTAAAAGTATAACTACATCTTTATTATGTTCTACTAATCTCTTGGCCCTCTCCAAAACCATCTCAGCTACTTTAGTATGGTGTTTCGGAAGTTCATCAAATGTAGAATATACAACATCCCCTTTAACAGATCTCTGCATATCTGTTACTTCTTCAGGTCGTTCATCTATCAACAATATTATTATCTCTATATCGGGATAATTTTGCGCGATACTATTGGCAATCTTCTTCAAAAGGATAGTTTTACCTGCCTTAGGGGGAGCAACAATCATCCCTCTTTGTCCCTTACCTATAGGTGCTATTAAATCTATTATTCTAGTTGAAAGTTCATTAGGAGAAGTCTCTATAGTTATTCTTTCCTCTGGATATATAGGTGTAAGGGTATCAAAATCTGGTCTATTGGTTGCAAAGTCTGGATCTAGACCATTGACCTTTTTTACATATAATAACGCCTTATATTTCTCACCAGATTTCGGTGGTCTAGTTATACCGAATACCTTGTCTCCCGTTCTCAAATTAAATCTTCTTATCTGAGAAGGAGATATATATATATCATCATCACTGGTAAGATAATTTTCACATCTCAAAAATCCATATCCATCAGTATGTAATTCCAATATTCCTTCAGCAGTATTTATATCTTCACTTTTATCAATCTCATCAGAAAGTCTATCGGGTAGGCCTTGTTTATGTCTTTCTTTTTTTACTATCTTTTTTACACTATCTGTATCTCCTACTTCCTTTATCTTTTCAATCAATTCATTCTTTCTGTATTTTGTGCACCCCTTTATTCCCAACTCTTTGGCAATATTTCTGAGGTCTTCTAATTTATAATCTTTAAAATTATCAATACTCAAACTCATACCTCCATAATATAAAATGTACTATAACCTAACTATATAAACAAACTCTTTGCTATCTGGAAAATAATAAGATATACCCTTTTAAATCTAGGAGTTAATTTCATATTGTATGAAAAAATATATAAACTATCAAAAGCAAGTAGAATCAATACAATTCAAGTGTATGAACTTATTTACTTTGTGTAAATACATTAAAAGGGAAAGTTCAAAAGAAAGGTTTAATCAATGTAATATTACCATTTCATCTAGGATAAGTCAACAAGTTTTAGTTGGTAGTTAATAGTTAGTAGTTCGTAGTTGACTATAAAAAACCCTAGGTTCTCATCATTAGACTACTAACCACTAACCATTAACCACTAACTTTTTTATGTTTTATACCTCTGTCATAGCTATATGTTTGTAAACAATTCCAGTTAATAGTCAGTAATACTACTAACTACTTAGCATAAGCAGGCTTTTTATCTAATTTATGAATAGCCTCTACAAATCTTATTGTGCCTGTCTCTGCCCTAGTAACCATAGAATATGTCTTTGCCGTATTATTTTCATAATATACAACACCTTTTAAGAAATCTCCATCTGTTATACCAGTAGCTGCAAAAAATATTTCATTGCCCTTTGCTAAATCTTCCATATTAAGTACTTGATTTATATCTTTAATACCCATTTTTTTACATCGTTTCATTTCTTCATCTGCAGAATTATATATCCCTGGCATCAATCTTCCTTGAAAGTGTCCGCCTAAGCATTTAAGTGCTGCTGCTGCTATTACTCCTTCTGGTGCTCCTCCGATACCCATAAGCATATCTACTCCTGAGTGTTCAAAACACGCCGCTATAGCTGCTGCCACATCTCCATCTCCAAAAAGCTTTATCCTTGCTCCAGCCTTTCTGATTCTCTTTATCAGCTCCTCATGTCTAGGTCTATCTAGCATAGTAACTGTTATATCTGATATATCCTTGTTTAGTGCCTTAGATAATGATTTAAGGTTTTCTTCTACAGGGGCTGCTATATCTACTTTCCCTGCCGCCTTAGGTCCCACTGCTATTTTGTCCATATACATATCAGGGGCATGCAGTAAACATCCCTCTGGTGCTATAGCTACCACTGCTATAGCATTGGGTAGACCCTTTGCCACAGCTGTAGTGCCATCCAATGGGTCCACAGCTATATCTACCTTCATACTTCCCTCTCCACGTTTTCCTATTTCTTCACCTATATAAAGCATAGGTGCCTCGTCCATTTCTCCTTCTCCAATAACCACTGTACCTTCTATGTCTATAGTGTCAAACATTCTTCTCATACCATCTACAGCTGCTTGATCCGCTGCAATTTTATCTCCTCTACCCACATGTCTAGCACTACCTAATGCTGCCGCTTCTGTAACCCTCACAAGGTTTAAAGCAAGATCTCTGTCCACAAATGTGACCTCCTTTTTCATTGAATTCTATAAATAGTATATTCCAATCCTTCATATATTGTCAATTATTTAGCTCTTGGTTGTTAGTTCTTAGTTCTTGGCTCTTAGTTCTTAGTTCTTGGCTCTTAGTTCTTGGTTCTTGGTTGTTAGTTGTTGGTTCTTAGGGGAGTTTATTGAAATCCGTAGGATTTCAATAAAAGACTACCAGCTACAGACTACCGACTCCAGACTCTCCTACACCATATGCTTTTTCATTAAGTCTTCCATTATATCTGTTTTATCTAATTTATGAACAGCCTCTACAAATCTTATTGTACCTGTTTTAGCCCTCATAACTACAGAATGGGTCTTGGCATGATTATTACCATAATAAAGCACTCCTTTAAGTAAATCTCCATCACTTATTCCTGTTGAAGCAAAGAATACTTCATCTCCTTTGACTAAGTCCTCCAATTTTAAAATTTTCTTCAAGTCCTTTTCATACCATCCCAATTCCTTACATCTTTCCATTTCTTCGTCAGACATAGGGTACAGCTGACCTTGCAATTCTCCACCCATACATTTAAGGGCTGCCGCTGCTATTACTCCCTCTGGCGCTCCTCCTATACCCATAAGCATGTCTACTCCTGTATCTTCAAATCCTGTTGCTATAGCTGCCGCCACATCTCCTTCTCCAAAAAGTTTTAGCCTTGAACCAACCTTTCTTATTTCCCTAATCATATCATAATGTCTAGGTCTATCCTGTACTATTACAGTAAGGTCTGCTACATCTTTATCCAAGGCCTTGGCAACTGACTTTATATTTTGTTCTACACTGGCATTTATATCTATCTTCCCCGCTGCCTTTGGTCCAACTGCTATTTTTTTCATATATGTGTCAGGGGCATTTAGCAAACAACCCTTTGGTGCCATAGCTATTACAGCCACAGCATTTGGAAGACCCTTTGCAACTAGAGTTGTTCCATCTAAAGGATCAACTGCTATGTCTACCTCCATACTATCCTCTCCCCCTGCACCTATATGCTCTCCTATATATAGCATGGGAGCCTTATCCTTTTCTCCTTCTCCTATTACTACAGTACCCCTTACATTAACCAAATCAAATGCCTTTCTCATACCATCCACCGCTGCTTGGTCAGCACCAATCTTATCTCCTCTACCCATGTATCTAGCTGAAGCCAATGCAGCTGTTTCTGTAACCCTTATAAGGGATATGGCTAAATTTCTATTCATTAACATATTTTTTACCTCCTGTTTTTAAATGACAATAGGGATAAACAAAGGAAGATCCCCCTCTGCTTATCCCTTATCTTATCTACTAACTGACTCCCAATCCTTTAAAAATCTTTCTATGCCCTTGTCTGTCATAGGGTGTAATGCCATCTTTTCCAATACATCAAAGGGAATAGTAGCTATATCAGCCCCCATTTTGGCTGACTCCATTACATGTATAGGATGTCTTATACTGGCAGCTATTATCTCTGTATCAATTTCATGCATATAAAATATATCCACTATATCTCTTATTACATCCATGCCTTTATTTCCTATATCGTCCATTCTACCTATAAAAGGACTCACATAATTGGCTCCAGCCCTTGCAGCTAATAATGCTTGATTCGCAGAAAAAACTAGAGTTACATTGGTTTTTATTCCCCTTTGGCTAAGGATTTTTACTGCCTTTAATCCTTCTTTAGTCATGGGAATTTTTATTATAACATTTTTATGGATTTTAGATAACTTTTCAGCTTCATTCACCATACCCTCTGCATCAAGACTGATTACCTCTGCACTTATAGGACCATCAACTATATCTACTATTTCTTTAATTACTTCTTTAAAATCCCTGCCCTCCTTAGCTATAAGGGAAGGATTTGTTGTCACTCCACAGATAACTCCCCAATCGTTGGCTTCTCTAATCTCGTCAACATTGGCAGTATCTATAAATAATTTCACCTATATCACCCCCTATTAGGTGCTTTACTTCCATGCATTTCCTGCTGAATTAAACATAACCATCTTCTCTGCTATTACTTTCCTCATCTCATCTCTGGCAGGACCTACAATCTTTCTTGGATCATATACATCTGGATTTTCTGATACAAATTTTCTAACGGCTCTATTAAATGCTTGCCTTATATTAGTATCTATATTGATTTTATTAATACCTAAACTTACTGCCTTTTTGATGCTCTGTTCTGGAACTCCTGAAGAACCATGAAGCACTAGAGGCATATCTAGTCTTTCTTTTATTACTTTTATTCTATCAAAATCTAATTTCGGTTCTCCCTTATATGGACCATGGGCAGTTCCCACCGCTATAGCTAGAGAGTCTAATCCTGTTTCCTTTACAAACCTCTCAGCTTCATCAGGGTCTGTAAACGTAGCCTCCCTTTCGTCTACTGTTATATCATCTTCTGTTCCACCTATCTTACCTAGTTCCGCTTCCACAGACACCCCTACTGCATGGGCAATATCTACTATATCTTTAGTTATTTTTATGTTTTCATCCAAAGGATGCTTAGATGCATCTATCATTACTGATGTAAATCCATGTCTTAAGCAAAGCATAATCTGTTTGAAATCTGTACCATGATCCAAATGTATTGCAACTGGAACAGATGAATTCCTTGCAGCTATTTTAGACATCTCTGCTATGTACTCTACCCCTGCATACTTTAGTCCGCCTTGGCTGGCCTGAAGTATTACTGGAGACTTTGTTTCCTCTGCTGCCTCAATTATTGCCTGAACAATCTCCATATTGTTTACATTAAAAGCTCCTACAGCATAACCATGCTCATGGGCATGGTCCAATATTTGTTTACCTGAAACTAACATTATAAAAAACCTCCCTCATTATATAATCATAATTTATAATAAATTAAGACTTTCCAGTAGGAAATTATATTATTTATTTTTATCCTTTATAGCATCTATACATTCAAATCTGTGCTTATGCATAATAATCTTATTTATTTTAGAAATCCTATTGAAATCTTCTTTGTTCTCAGCATAAATTAACTGTATACTACCACAATTAACACATTTTAGCTCTATTCTATCTTCAAATAAATCTATCTTTATCCTTCCCTCTCCACAATCACATAATATATTGCCTGTATTCTGTAATTCTCTTATTTTATTCACGCACTCCATCATTATATCAAAATTACTAAAATAATCATAGAATTTAAGTTCATTTAATACTTTAGAGGATTCTTCTTTATAGTTTTTAATTATCTCATTTGTTGATATATTATCTCCAATAAAACATAGTTTTGGACCTTCAACACATCTTATAAATATGTTTCCCTCTAATAATTGTTTTAATGTATATTTGTATGTATGTATCCTTTCACATATATAACAAGGTATTTTAAACCAAAAATAATTGTGCTCGTCTTTTTTTATAGTAATATGAGACTGACCACAATGACATTTAAAATAAATATTTTCATTAGTTCGAAATTGGAACAAAGAAAACCCTTGAACCGTTAGCTCCCCACAATTGCTACACCGTATAGCCAATGATATATTAGTATCCAAAACCAACAGATACACCTCCCACTATATATACTATTTCTATATAGATTTTAAAATTCCTGCATCTGAGATTTTTTTTGAATACTAACTAAAGAGCAGAGGAATTTCCCTCTGCTCTCTTTCTATTTCTTTATGCTTAAAATTTTTCTTGTTTCATCTGGAGTAGCAATCTCTCTTCCCAATTCATTTGCTATCCTTACTACCTTTTCTACTAATTCTGCATTAGAATTAGCCATCTTGCCCTTTTCTATATATACATTATCTTCAAATCCAACTCTTACATTTCCACCCATAGCTATAGCTATAGCAGCCATTGGGAATTCATGTCTTCCTATTCCTGCAACTGTCCAAGTTGCATCCTCTGGAATGCTGTCTACCATATAACTTAAGTCCCTAGCTGTAGCACTCATTGCAACGCCAAGTACAAAGTTAAAATGTAATGGGCCTTCTATAAAACCTTGTTTATGATATTTGATTGCTGCATCTACCATACCCTTGTCAAATACCTCTATCTCTGGTTTTATATTTCTTTCCTTCATTATTGTAGCAAAATTCTTTATAGTGGTTTCTGTATTTACAAATATCTCATCTCCACCAAAGTTTAATGTACCACAATCAAGGGTTGCCATCTCTGGCATAAGTTCAGTTGGTTGAAGTCTTTCTTCATCGCTCATACCCACTGCTCCACCAGTTGATGGTTGCACTATAACATCTGGGCATCTTCTCTTTATTTCATCCATACAAGCTTTGAATCTTTCCTTACTTTGAGTAGGTGTTCCGTCATCTTCTCTTACATGAAGATGTATAATACTGGCCCCTGCCTTATATGCTGCTTCTGCTTCTTTTCCTATTTCTTCTACAGTATAAGGTACAGCAGGATTATTTTCCTTAGTC encodes the following:
- the rpmE gene encoding 50S ribosomal protein L31, with protein sequence MKKGIHPEYKKAVVRCACGNTFETGSVKDELKVEICSECHPFFTGKQKFVDKGGRVDKFKKKYGME
- the fsa gene encoding fructose-6-phosphate aldolase, producing MKLFIDTANVDEIREANDWGVICGVTTNPSLIAKEGRDFKEVIKEIVDIVDGPISAEVISLDAEGMVNEAEKLSKIHKNVIIKIPMTKEGLKAVKILSQRGIKTNVTLVFSANQALLAARAGANYVSPFIGRMDDIGNKGMDVIRDIVDIFYMHEIDTEIIAASIRHPIHVMESAKMGADIATIPFDVLEKMALHPMTDKGIERFLKDWESVSR
- a CDS encoding Na+/H+ antiporter NhaC family protein encodes the protein MKKFRIALLVLLGILFLALPVFAEGETEASFGWISLLPPLLAIVLAFITKQVLISLFLGILVGSTMLAGWNPFYGLLRTMDKYILGSLSDSWNAAIIIFLLAIGGMVGVISKMGGTLAVAEAVGKKVKNPRTAQLYTILLGVFVFFDDYANTLIVGPTMRPLTDKNKISKEKFSYLIDSTAAPIVGIALISTWVGYEIGVIKNIYERLGIDANYYEVFLKTIPYSYYCVYALIFILVLVLMQRDFGPMYRAEKRARLTGKLIADGSKPMTSDEITNMEIKKDIKLKVSNAIVPILTLIVVAFVGLWYNGYVLLEGNVDPFTMSGIRACFGEADSSIVLLWASIVSGIVAVIMGVAQKIFTIDEAMDSWVDGAKSMVIACMILVLAWSLGSVTGDVGTAEFLVGRISDTIPFAVLPIIIFVLSALVSFATGTAWGTMAIVIPLAVPMAYAFVQDGGDPHMLTISLGTVLSGAILGDHCSPISDTTIMSSMASGADHLDHVKTQMPYAFTVAAVAGLSYLIASIFSIHPIIILIIGVAILIGIVSVFGKSVKEEDLLKKARVKE
- the glpX gene encoding class II fructose-bisphosphatase; the protein is MNRNLAISLIRVTETAALASARYMGRGDKIGADQAAVDGMRKAFDLVNVRGTVVIGEGEKDKAPMLYIGEHIGAGGEDSMEVDIAVDPLDGTTLVAKGLPNAVAVIAMAPKGCLLNAPDTYMKKIAVGPKAAGKIDINASVEQNIKSVAKALDKDVADLTVIVQDRPRHYDMIREIRKVGSRLKLFGEGDVAAAIATGFEDTGVDMLMGIGGAPEGVIAAAALKCMGGELQGQLYPMSDEEMERCKELGWYEKDLKKILKLEDLVKGDEVFFASTGISDGDLLKGVLYYGNNHAKTHSVVMRAKTGTIRFVEAVHKLDKTDIMEDLMKKHMV
- a CDS encoding thymidine kinase, producing MDMYGPNHHGWIEVVVGPMYSGKSEELIRRLRRAEIAKQNIQVFKPKIDNRYSINEVVSHNGEKICGECVDSSKEIIDLIKEDTEVVGIDEVQFFDDDIIHICRNLADKGLRVIIAGLDMDFRGEPFGPTPKLLAIAEFVDKLTAVCMKCGSPANRTQRLINGKPAAYNDPTILVGAKESYEARCRLHHEVPRRDIETE
- a CDS encoding class II fructose-1,6-bisphosphate aldolase, which gives rise to MLVSGKQILDHAHEHGYAVGAFNVNNMEIVQAIIEAAEETKSPVILQASQGGLKYAGVEYIAEMSKIAARNSSVPVAIHLDHGTDFKQIMLCLRHGFTSVMIDASKHPLDENIKITKDIVDIAHAVGVSVEAELGKIGGTEDDITVDEREATFTDPDEAERFVKETGLDSLAIAVGTAHGPYKGEPKLDFDRIKVIKERLDMPLVLHGSSGVPEQSIKKAVSLGINKINIDTNIRQAFNRAVRKFVSENPDVYDPRKIVGPARDEMRKVIAEKMVMFNSAGNAWK
- a CDS encoding acyl-CoA dehydrogenase family protein, with amino-acid sequence MDFNLSSEQQMVVNSVKELAENKIKPFAMELEEKGEFNMDAFKDMAKMGLFALPFDEKVNGAKDYLSYILSVEEISKVCGSTGIAYSVQVSLCAGGIDKFGSEEQKEKYLKPLASGEKIGAFCLTEPNAGTDASGVETVAEKRGDKYVLNGKKCFITNGPLADVYLVFAKTDKDAGTRGISAFIVDRESEGLSIGKIENKMGIRSAQVSEIIFEDCEVSAENLVLDEGKGFRIAMAVLDGGRIGVAAQGLGIAEGAFDEVIKYMKERKQFGKPISSFQGLQWIIADMDAKIEQARYLVYKAAMDKQEGKPYSVSAARAKLVATDAAMYVTTNAVQLMGGYGFMKDYPVERMMRDAKITQIYEGTNQVQKMIISGNAFR
- the glpX gene encoding class II fructose-bisphosphatase, whose protein sequence is MDRDLALNLVRVTEAAALGSARHVGRGDKIAADQAAVDGMRRMFDTIDIEGTVVIGEGEMDEAPMLYIGEEIGKRGEGSMKVDIAVDPLDGTTAVAKGLPNAIAVVAIAPEGCLLHAPDMYMDKIAVGPKAAGKVDIAAPVEENLKSLSKALNKDISDITVTMLDRPRHEELIKRIRKAGARIKLFGDGDVAAAIAACFEHSGVDMLMGIGGAPEGVIAAAALKCLGGHFQGRLMPGIYNSADEEMKRCKKMGIKDINQVLNMEDLAKGNEIFFAATGITDGDFLKGVVYYENNTAKTYSMVTRAETGTIRFVEAIHKLDKKPAYAK
- a CDS encoding 3-keto-5-aminohexanoate cleavage protein, which gives rise to MEKLIITAAICGAEVTKENNPAVPYTVEEIGKEAEAAYKAGASIIHLHVREDDGTPTQSKERFKACMDEIKRRCPDVIVQPSTGGAVGMSDEERLQPTELMPEMATLDCGTLNFGGDEIFVNTETTIKNFATIMKERNIKPEIEVFDKGMVDAAIKYHKQGFIEGPLHFNFVLGVAMSATARDLSYMVDSIPEDATWTVAGIGRHEFPMAAIAIAMGGNVRVGFEDNVYIEKGKMANSNAELVEKVVRIANELGREIATPDETRKILSIKK
- the rho gene encoding transcription termination factor Rho → MSIDNFKDYKLEDLRNIAKELGIKGCTKYRKNELIEKIKEVGDTDSVKKIVKKERHKQGLPDRLSDEIDKSEDINTAEGILELHTDGYGFLRCENYLTSDDDIYISPSQIRRFNLRTGDKVFGITRPPKSGEKYKALLYVKKVNGLDPDFATNRPDFDTLTPIYPEERITIETSPNELSTRIIDLIAPIGKGQRGMIVAPPKAGKTILLKKIANSIAQNYPDIEIIILLIDERPEEVTDMQRSVKGDVVYSTFDELPKHHTKVAEMVLERAKRLVEHNKDVVILLDSITRLARAYNLTIPPTGRTLSGGLDPGALHKPKRFFGAARNIENGGSLTILATALIETGSRMDDVIFEEFKGTGNMEVHLDRRLSEKRIFPAIDMNKSGTRREELLLSQKELETIWNIRKALGNTSTADVAEVLLDRLMSTKTNEQFVNIMRSKIREL
- a CDS encoding winged helix-turn-helix transcriptional regulator, which encodes MSNVTQSKVKEKNYPCGMELTMDIIGGKWKNVILWHLRNRTLRFSQLKRRLGDITQKMLTQQLRELEADGLVNRKVYPQVPPKVEYSLTDYGKTIIPLLYELYKWGIFYSREFGVCLEVEDKILDKIIKKEI